One window of Nicotiana tomentosiformis chromosome 11, ASM39032v3, whole genome shotgun sequence genomic DNA carries:
- the LOC104099483 gene encoding bifunctional nitrilase/nitrile hydratase NIT4A isoform X5 — protein MEYRNVENIMIPWKKEEEELYVRKSTWHHDLPFSVDDTADKAEMLLFHAARHGAQLVVFPEAFIGGYPRGSTFGISIGNQTNKGKEDFRKYNASAIDVPGPEVDRLAAAAGKYKVYVVIGVIERDGHILYSTVLFFNSQGCYLGKHRKIMPTGLERVIWGSGDGSTIPVYDTPLGKIGAAICWENRMPLLRTAMFAKGIEIYCAPTADDRNVWLASMTHIALEGGCFVLSAHQCCRRKDYPPASEYVFSGTEEDLTPDSIVCDGGSVIISPSGDVLAGPLNGMEGFVFANLDLGEIARAKFDFDVVGRDARPEVLSLIVRDQPVSAVSFTSRPS, from the exons atggaaTATCGCAACGTTGAAAACATCATGATCCcctggaaaaaagaagaagaggaattgTATGTAAGGAAGAGCACTTGGCACCATGATCTTCCCTTCTCAGTGGATGATACTGCAG ATAAGGCTGAGATGCTGCTCTTTCACGCGGCTCGTCATGGCGCTCAGCTGGTGGTGTTTCCTGAAGCATTTATTGGTGGTTATCCACGTGGATCAACTTTTGGTATCTCAATTGGGAATCAAACAAACAAGGGGAAGGAAGATTTTCGAAAATATAATGCTTCTGCGATTGATGTGCCAG GTCCTGAGGTTGATCGTCTGGCAGCAGCTGCTGGAAAATACAAGGTGTATGTGGTGATAGGTGTTATTGAGAGAGATGGACATATACTATATAGCACAGTTCTTTTCTTCAACTCTCAAGGTTGCTACCTTGGGAAGCATCGGAAGATAATGCCAACGGGATTGGAGCGAGTTATCTGGGGTTCTGGGGATGGATCAACAATTCCAGTTTATGACACTCCACTTGGAAAAATAGGTGCTGCAATATGTTGGGAGAACAGAATGCCACTTCTAAGGACCGCGATGTTTGCTAAAG GCATTGAAATATATTGTGCACCGACAGCTGATGATAGGAATGTGTGGCTGGCATCTATGACGCACATTGCATTGGAGGGTGGTTGCTTTGTTTTATCGGCCCATCAGTGTTGTCGGAGGAAAGATTATCCACCTGCATCAGAATATGTTTTTTCCGGCACAGAAGAAGATCTTACACCGGATTCCATTGTTTGTGATGGTGGTAGTGTAATTATATCGCCATCAGGGGATGTGCTGGCCGGACCACTCAATGGAATGGAGGGATTTGTCTTTGCTAATCTAG ATCTTGGAGAAATAGCTCGAGCCAAGTTTGATTTTGATGTGGTTGGGCGCGATGCAAGACCTGAAGTTCTTAGCTTGATCGTGAGGGATCAGCCGGTGAGCGCTGTTAGTTTCACTTCTAGACCTAGTTAA
- the LOC104099483 gene encoding bifunctional nitrilase/nitrile hydratase NIT4A isoform X7 has protein sequence MASVPTLPPANDGPSFAEVNLNGDSSAPIVRAAVIQYSSIFFDTPATLDKAEMLLFHAARHGAQLVVFPEAFIGGYPRGSTFGISIGNQTNKGKEDFRKYNASAIDVPGPEVDRLAAAAGKYKVYVVIGVIERDGHILYSTVLFFNSQGCYLGKHRKIMPTGLERVIWGSGDGSTIPVYDTPLGKIGAAICWENRMPLLRTAMFAKGIEIYCAPTADDRNVWLASMTHIALEGGCFVLSAHQCCRRKDYPPASEYVFSGTEEDLTPDSIVCDGGSVIISPSGDVLAGPLNGMEGFVFANLDLKFLA, from the exons ATGGCTTCGGTCCCAACTCTACCACCAGCGAATGACGGGCCCTCGTTTGCTGAAGTGAATTTGAATGGTGATTCCTCGGCCCCTATTGTCCGTGCCGCAGTAATTCAATATTCCTCCATTTTCTTTGACACCCCTGCCACTCTTG ATAAGGCTGAGATGCTGCTCTTTCACGCGGCTCGTCATGGCGCTCAGCTGGTGGTGTTTCCTGAAGCATTTATTGGTGGTTATCCACGTGGATCAACTTTTGGTATCTCAATTGGGAATCAAACAAACAAGGGGAAGGAAGATTTTCGAAAATATAATGCTTCTGCGATTGATGTGCCAG GTCCTGAGGTTGATCGTCTGGCAGCAGCTGCTGGAAAATACAAGGTGTATGTGGTGATAGGTGTTATTGAGAGAGATGGACATATACTATATAGCACAGTTCTTTTCTTCAACTCTCAAGGTTGCTACCTTGGGAAGCATCGGAAGATAATGCCAACGGGATTGGAGCGAGTTATCTGGGGTTCTGGGGATGGATCAACAATTCCAGTTTATGACACTCCACTTGGAAAAATAGGTGCTGCAATATGTTGGGAGAACAGAATGCCACTTCTAAGGACCGCGATGTTTGCTAAAG GCATTGAAATATATTGTGCACCGACAGCTGATGATAGGAATGTGTGGCTGGCATCTATGACGCACATTGCATTGGAGGGTGGTTGCTTTGTTTTATCGGCCCATCAGTGTTGTCGGAGGAAAGATTATCCACCTGCATCAGAATATGTTTTTTCCGGCACAGAAGAAGATCTTACACCGGATTCCATTGTTTGTGATGGTGGTAGTGTAATTATATCGCCATCAGGGGATGTGCTGGCCGGACCACTCAATGGAATGGAGGGATTTGTCTTTGCTAATCTAG ACCTGAAGTTCTTAGCTTGA
- the LOC104099483 gene encoding bifunctional nitrilase/nitrile hydratase NIT4A isoform X8, which translates to MASVPTLPPANDGPSFAEVNLNGDSSAPIVRAAVIQYSSIFFDTPATLDKAEMLLFHAARHGAQLVVFPEAFIGGYPRGSTFGISIGNQTNKGKEDFRKYNASAIDVPGPEVDRLAAAAGKYKVYVVIGVIERDGHILYSTVLFFNSQGCYLGKHRKIMPTGLERVIWGSGDGSTIPVYDTPLGKIGAAICWENRMPLLRTAMFAKGIEIYCAPTADDRNVWLASMTHIALEGGCFVLSAHQCCRRKDYPPASEYVFSGTEEDLTPDSIVCDGGSVIISPSGDVLAGPLNGMEGFVFANLV; encoded by the exons ATGGCTTCGGTCCCAACTCTACCACCAGCGAATGACGGGCCCTCGTTTGCTGAAGTGAATTTGAATGGTGATTCCTCGGCCCCTATTGTCCGTGCCGCAGTAATTCAATATTCCTCCATTTTCTTTGACACCCCTGCCACTCTTG ATAAGGCTGAGATGCTGCTCTTTCACGCGGCTCGTCATGGCGCTCAGCTGGTGGTGTTTCCTGAAGCATTTATTGGTGGTTATCCACGTGGATCAACTTTTGGTATCTCAATTGGGAATCAAACAAACAAGGGGAAGGAAGATTTTCGAAAATATAATGCTTCTGCGATTGATGTGCCAG GTCCTGAGGTTGATCGTCTGGCAGCAGCTGCTGGAAAATACAAGGTGTATGTGGTGATAGGTGTTATTGAGAGAGATGGACATATACTATATAGCACAGTTCTTTTCTTCAACTCTCAAGGTTGCTACCTTGGGAAGCATCGGAAGATAATGCCAACGGGATTGGAGCGAGTTATCTGGGGTTCTGGGGATGGATCAACAATTCCAGTTTATGACACTCCACTTGGAAAAATAGGTGCTGCAATATGTTGGGAGAACAGAATGCCACTTCTAAGGACCGCGATGTTTGCTAAAG GCATTGAAATATATTGTGCACCGACAGCTGATGATAGGAATGTGTGGCTGGCATCTATGACGCACATTGCATTGGAGGGTGGTTGCTTTGTTTTATCGGCCCATCAGTGTTGTCGGAGGAAAGATTATCCACCTGCATCAGAATATGTTTTTTCCGGCACAGAAGAAGATCTTACACCGGATTCCATTGTTTGTGATGGTGGTAGTGTAATTATATCGCCATCAGGGGATGTGCTGGCCGGACCACTCAATGGAATGGAGGGATTTGTCTTTGCTAATCTAG TTTGA
- the LOC104099483 gene encoding bifunctional nitrilase/nitrile hydratase NIT4A isoform X2 encodes MASVPTLPPANDGPSFAEVNLNGDSSAPIVRAAVIQYSSIFFDTPATLDKAEMLLFHAARHGAQLVVFPEAFIGGYPRGSTFGISIGNQTNKGKEDFRKYNASAIDVPGPEVDRLAAAAGKYKVYVVIGVIERDGHILYSTVLFFNSQGCYLGKHRKIMPTGLERVIWGSGDGSTIPVYDTPLGKIGAAICWENRMPLLRTAMFAKGIEIYCAPTADDRNVWLASMTHIALEGGCFVLSAHQCCRRKDYPPASEYVFSGTEEDLTPDSIVCDGGSVIISPSGDVLAGPLNGMEGFVFANLDLGEIARAKFDFDVVGRDARPEVLSLIVRDQPVSAVSFTSRPS; translated from the exons ATGGCTTCGGTCCCAACTCTACCACCAGCGAATGACGGGCCCTCGTTTGCTGAAGTGAATTTGAATGGTGATTCCTCGGCCCCTATTGTCCGTGCCGCAGTAATTCAATATTCCTCCATTTTCTTTGACACCCCTGCCACTCTTG ATAAGGCTGAGATGCTGCTCTTTCACGCGGCTCGTCATGGCGCTCAGCTGGTGGTGTTTCCTGAAGCATTTATTGGTGGTTATCCACGTGGATCAACTTTTGGTATCTCAATTGGGAATCAAACAAACAAGGGGAAGGAAGATTTTCGAAAATATAATGCTTCTGCGATTGATGTGCCAG GTCCTGAGGTTGATCGTCTGGCAGCAGCTGCTGGAAAATACAAGGTGTATGTGGTGATAGGTGTTATTGAGAGAGATGGACATATACTATATAGCACAGTTCTTTTCTTCAACTCTCAAGGTTGCTACCTTGGGAAGCATCGGAAGATAATGCCAACGGGATTGGAGCGAGTTATCTGGGGTTCTGGGGATGGATCAACAATTCCAGTTTATGACACTCCACTTGGAAAAATAGGTGCTGCAATATGTTGGGAGAACAGAATGCCACTTCTAAGGACCGCGATGTTTGCTAAAG GCATTGAAATATATTGTGCACCGACAGCTGATGATAGGAATGTGTGGCTGGCATCTATGACGCACATTGCATTGGAGGGTGGTTGCTTTGTTTTATCGGCCCATCAGTGTTGTCGGAGGAAAGATTATCCACCTGCATCAGAATATGTTTTTTCCGGCACAGAAGAAGATCTTACACCGGATTCCATTGTTTGTGATGGTGGTAGTGTAATTATATCGCCATCAGGGGATGTGCTGGCCGGACCACTCAATGGAATGGAGGGATTTGTCTTTGCTAATCTAG ATCTTGGAGAAATAGCTCGAGCCAAGTTTGATTTTGATGTGGTTGGGCGCGATGCAAGACCTGAAGTTCTTAGCTTGATCGTGAGGGATCAGCCGGTGAGCGCTGTTAGTTTCACTTCTAGACCTAGTTAA
- the LOC104099483 gene encoding bifunctional nitrilase/nitrile hydratase NIT4A isoform X6 translates to MASVPTLPPANDGPSFAEVNLNGDSSAPIVRAAVIQYSSIFFDTPATLDKAEMLLFHAARHGAQLVVFPEAFIGGYPRGSTFGISIGNQTNKGKEDFRKYNASAIDVPGPEVDRLAAAAGKYKVYVVIGVIERDGHILYSTVLFFNSQGCYLGKHRKIMPTGLERVIWGSGDGSTIPVYDTPLGKIGAAICWENRMPLLRTAMFAKGIEIYCAPTADDRNVWLASMTHIALEGGCFVLSAHQCCRRKDYPPASEYVFSGTEEDLTPDSIVCDGGSVIISPSGDVLAGPLNGMEGFVFANLDYFYTPVSMCIRG, encoded by the exons ATGGCTTCGGTCCCAACTCTACCACCAGCGAATGACGGGCCCTCGTTTGCTGAAGTGAATTTGAATGGTGATTCCTCGGCCCCTATTGTCCGTGCCGCAGTAATTCAATATTCCTCCATTTTCTTTGACACCCCTGCCACTCTTG ATAAGGCTGAGATGCTGCTCTTTCACGCGGCTCGTCATGGCGCTCAGCTGGTGGTGTTTCCTGAAGCATTTATTGGTGGTTATCCACGTGGATCAACTTTTGGTATCTCAATTGGGAATCAAACAAACAAGGGGAAGGAAGATTTTCGAAAATATAATGCTTCTGCGATTGATGTGCCAG GTCCTGAGGTTGATCGTCTGGCAGCAGCTGCTGGAAAATACAAGGTGTATGTGGTGATAGGTGTTATTGAGAGAGATGGACATATACTATATAGCACAGTTCTTTTCTTCAACTCTCAAGGTTGCTACCTTGGGAAGCATCGGAAGATAATGCCAACGGGATTGGAGCGAGTTATCTGGGGTTCTGGGGATGGATCAACAATTCCAGTTTATGACACTCCACTTGGAAAAATAGGTGCTGCAATATGTTGGGAGAACAGAATGCCACTTCTAAGGACCGCGATGTTTGCTAAAG GCATTGAAATATATTGTGCACCGACAGCTGATGATAGGAATGTGTGGCTGGCATCTATGACGCACATTGCATTGGAGGGTGGTTGCTTTGTTTTATCGGCCCATCAGTGTTGTCGGAGGAAAGATTATCCACCTGCATCAGAATATGTTTTTTCCGGCACAGAAGAAGATCTTACACCGGATTCCATTGTTTGTGATGGTGGTAGTGTAATTATATCGCCATCAGGGGATGTGCTGGCCGGACCACTCAATGGAATGGAGGGATTTGTCTTTGCTAATCTAG ATTACTTTTACACACCTGTATCTATGTGTATCCGTGGCTGA
- the LOC104099483 gene encoding bifunctional nitrilase/nitrile hydratase NIT4A isoform X9, translating to MLLFHAARHGAQLVVFPEAFIGGYPRGSTFGISIGNQTNKGKEDFRKYNASAIDVPGPEVDRLAAAAGKYKVYVVIGVIERDGHILYSTVLFFNSQGCYLGKHRKIMPTGLERVIWGSGDGSTIPVYDTPLGKIGAAICWENRMPLLRTAMFAKGIEIYCAPTADDRNVWLASMTHIALEGGCFVLSAHQCCRRKDYPPASEYVFSGTEEDLTPDSIVCDGGSVIISPSGDVLAGPLNGMEGFVFANLDLGEIARAKFDFDVVGRDARPEVLSLIVRDQPVSAVSFTSRPS from the exons ATGCTGCTCTTTCACGCGGCTCGTCATGGCGCTCAGCTGGTGGTGTTTCCTGAAGCATTTATTGGTGGTTATCCACGTGGATCAACTTTTGGTATCTCAATTGGGAATCAAACAAACAAGGGGAAGGAAGATTTTCGAAAATATAATGCTTCTGCGATTGATGTGCCAG GTCCTGAGGTTGATCGTCTGGCAGCAGCTGCTGGAAAATACAAGGTGTATGTGGTGATAGGTGTTATTGAGAGAGATGGACATATACTATATAGCACAGTTCTTTTCTTCAACTCTCAAGGTTGCTACCTTGGGAAGCATCGGAAGATAATGCCAACGGGATTGGAGCGAGTTATCTGGGGTTCTGGGGATGGATCAACAATTCCAGTTTATGACACTCCACTTGGAAAAATAGGTGCTGCAATATGTTGGGAGAACAGAATGCCACTTCTAAGGACCGCGATGTTTGCTAAAG GCATTGAAATATATTGTGCACCGACAGCTGATGATAGGAATGTGTGGCTGGCATCTATGACGCACATTGCATTGGAGGGTGGTTGCTTTGTTTTATCGGCCCATCAGTGTTGTCGGAGGAAAGATTATCCACCTGCATCAGAATATGTTTTTTCCGGCACAGAAGAAGATCTTACACCGGATTCCATTGTTTGTGATGGTGGTAGTGTAATTATATCGCCATCAGGGGATGTGCTGGCCGGACCACTCAATGGAATGGAGGGATTTGTCTTTGCTAATCTAG ATCTTGGAGAAATAGCTCGAGCCAAGTTTGATTTTGATGTGGTTGGGCGCGATGCAAGACCTGAAGTTCTTAGCTTGATCGTGAGGGATCAGCCGGTGAGCGCTGTTAGTTTCACTTCTAGACCTAGTTAA